Proteins from a single region of Runella sp. SP2:
- a CDS encoding TlpA disulfide reductase family protein, translating to MKKLLLSCLALLPFLAVADPAPFSVTGAIKGVKDQTIYLRYGKTIDSLKSANGEFNFKGQIEDLTTAYLRVGKTQTSFFVEKNATLTFAGSLEELENSSVAGTRINDDLSRYTASIASLNNQRRPVMAALMDAYQKKQPYKEFNEQVDKIDEQITTKAKEFIQSNPESLVSAWLVRSRFFYGEDSELSSMYGYLKGDALTSNFAKDLKKKIDVNAKTAVGQLAMDFTQNDVNEKPVSLSSLRGKYVLVDFWASWCGPCRQENPNVVKAFNAYKDKGFTVLGVSLDQKKDPWLKAIEKDELTWTHVSDLKFWQNEVAVQYGINSIPASFLLDPNGKIVGKNLRGEALTKKLAELMPDKEVK from the coding sequence ATGAAAAAGCTTTTATTGTCTTGCCTCGCACTGCTTCCTTTCTTGGCCGTAGCCGACCCTGCCCCCTTTTCGGTAACAGGCGCCATCAAAGGAGTAAAAGACCAAACCATTTATCTCCGTTACGGAAAAACCATTGATTCGCTCAAGTCGGCGAATGGTGAGTTTAATTTCAAAGGACAAATCGAAGACCTTACAACGGCTTACCTTCGCGTAGGCAAAACGCAGACTTCGTTTTTTGTGGAGAAAAACGCTACACTTACGTTTGCGGGTAGCCTAGAAGAACTTGAAAACTCAAGCGTAGCAGGAACCCGTATCAACGATGACTTATCACGTTATACTGCTTCCATTGCGTCACTCAACAACCAACGTCGTCCTGTCATGGCCGCGCTCATGGATGCGTACCAAAAGAAGCAACCTTACAAGGAGTTCAACGAGCAAGTTGACAAAATCGACGAGCAAATTACCACAAAAGCCAAAGAATTTATCCAGTCAAACCCTGAGTCGTTGGTAAGTGCGTGGTTGGTACGTAGTCGTTTCTTCTACGGCGAAGATAGCGAGTTGTCGAGCATGTATGGCTATTTAAAAGGTGACGCGCTCACGTCGAATTTTGCCAAAGATTTGAAGAAAAAAATCGACGTTAACGCCAAAACTGCCGTGGGACAATTGGCCATGGATTTCACCCAAAACGATGTCAATGAAAAACCTGTTTCCTTGTCGTCGCTCCGTGGAAAATACGTATTGGTTGATTTTTGGGCATCATGGTGCGGCCCTTGTCGCCAAGAAAACCCGAATGTGGTAAAGGCATTCAATGCTTACAAAGACAAAGGATTTACGGTTTTGGGCGTATCGCTTGACCAGAAAAAAGACCCTTGGCTCAAAGCCATCGAAAAAGACGAACTTACCTGGACACACGTTTCGGACTTAAAATTTTGGCAAAACGAAGTAGCTGTTCAGTACGGTATCAATTCGATTCCTGCCAGCTTCTTGTTAGACCCTAACGGCAAAATCGTCGGCAAGAACTTACGTGGTGAGGCCCTTACCAAAAAACTCGCCGAGCTGATGCCCGACAAAGAAGTAAAATAA
- a CDS encoding cysteine desulfurase family protein, with protein MIRSVADRIYLDNAATTPIDAEVIEAMLPWITEQYGNPSSIHGHGRVVKSAIEQARKTVAGLLNTSPSQIFFTSGGTEADNTAILCSVEAYNLTHAITSPLEHHAVLHTLEYLAKVGKIKLSMVNIDEKGHVDINHLEELLKTNPRSLVSLMHGNNEIGNLLDLNVVGGLCEQYNAIFHSDTVQTMGHLRHDLKNLKTNFLVGAAHKFNGPKGVGFLYVNDVRIHPYIHGGAQERNMRGGTENVYGIVGLAKALEIAYRDMDSHRAHLENLKKRMIAGFREKIEDVRFNGDSANLERSNYTVLNVSLPPSDVNDMLLFNLDIAKISASGGSACSSGSEVGSHVLSALGVAPERGNVRFSFGKYNTEAEIDYAVATVADMYKTVGV; from the coding sequence ATGATTCGTTCAGTTGCAGACCGTATTTATTTAGACAACGCCGCTACGACGCCCATCGACGCGGAAGTAATCGAAGCCATGCTCCCTTGGATAACGGAGCAGTACGGAAACCCGTCGTCGATTCATGGACACGGGCGTGTCGTAAAATCGGCGATTGAACAAGCACGCAAAACCGTGGCAGGATTGCTCAATACGTCGCCTTCCCAAATTTTCTTTACCTCGGGAGGAACCGAAGCTGATAACACGGCCATCCTTTGCAGCGTGGAGGCGTACAATCTTACCCACGCCATCACCTCGCCGCTAGAGCACCACGCCGTTTTACATACATTGGAGTATTTGGCCAAAGTAGGAAAAATCAAACTCAGCATGGTCAACATCGACGAAAAAGGCCACGTGGACATCAACCACTTGGAGGAATTGTTGAAGACCAACCCTCGCTCGTTGGTGTCGTTGATGCACGGGAATAATGAAATTGGTAACTTGTTGGATTTGAACGTGGTAGGAGGGTTGTGTGAGCAATACAACGCCATTTTTCACAGCGATACAGTACAAACGATGGGGCATTTACGACATGACTTAAAGAATTTGAAAACCAATTTTTTGGTCGGCGCAGCGCATAAATTTAATGGCCCTAAAGGCGTTGGATTCTTGTACGTCAACGATGTGCGCATTCATCCGTACATTCACGGGGGTGCGCAAGAACGGAATATGCGCGGCGGCACTGAAAATGTCTATGGGATTGTGGGTTTGGCCAAAGCATTAGAAATCGCTTACCGCGACATGGACAGCCACCGCGCCCATCTGGAAAACCTCAAAAAGAGAATGATTGCGGGCTTCCGTGAAAAAATAGAAGATGTTCGTTTCAACGGCGACTCGGCCAACCTTGAGCGGAGTAATTACACGGTTTTGAACGTGAGTTTACCGCCGTCGGACGTCAATGATATGTTGTTGTTCAACTTGGACATTGCCAAGATTTCGGCGTCGGGCGGAAGTGCCTGTTCGAGCGGTTCAGAGGTCGGCTCGCACGTATTGTCGGCGTTGGGCGTAGCTCCTGAGCGCGGCAATGTTCGTTTTTCATTTGGTAAATACAACACCGAAGCTGAAATCGACTACGCCGTAGCGACCGTAGCGGATATGTATAAAACGGTAGGGGTGTAA
- a CDS encoding YheT family hydrolase, with product MPVIHRSSYPGPPRFLFNGHLQTVIPSVFRKIKGVDYERERLTLSDGDFVDVDWLDTGSKKLVVITHGLEGDSHRHYVKGTAKLFAQHGWDVLAWNCRSCSGEMNRAFRLYNHGETGDISEVISHALRTKKYEQVSLVGYSMGGNISLKYVGVKGKDLPDVVRGVAAFSAPTNLKTSAQLLDLPQNRLYRERFKKKLLKKITEKDRLYPNRIDLAKLKEVKIWKDFDDFFSAPVNGYRDANDFYEQASAANFIENVGIPVLICNAQNDPILNADCAPKALAEKSSHIFVETPTEGGHVGFMVPNDEFSWAERRALEFLNG from the coding sequence ATGCCCGTCATTCATCGTTCTAGTTACCCAGGCCCTCCGCGTTTTTTGTTCAACGGACACCTACAAACCGTGATTCCGAGTGTATTCCGAAAAATCAAAGGGGTTGATTATGAGCGCGAACGGCTGACGCTTTCCGACGGAGACTTTGTGGATGTGGATTGGCTTGATACAGGTAGCAAAAAATTGGTGGTTATCACCCACGGTTTAGAAGGAGACTCGCATCGGCATTACGTAAAAGGAACGGCCAAGCTCTTTGCCCAACATGGCTGGGACGTATTGGCCTGGAATTGTCGCTCATGCAGTGGCGAGATGAACCGCGCGTTTCGCCTCTACAACCACGGCGAAACGGGGGATATTTCAGAAGTAATTTCCCACGCCCTTCGTACCAAAAAATACGAACAGGTATCGCTAGTAGGGTACAGCATGGGCGGAAATATTTCGCTCAAGTACGTGGGCGTCAAGGGTAAAGATTTACCCGATGTGGTGCGGGGAGTAGCTGCTTTTTCGGCACCTACCAACTTAAAAACAAGCGCTCAGTTGTTGGATCTACCCCAAAACCGACTCTACCGCGAACGGTTTAAGAAAAAATTGCTTAAAAAAATAACCGAAAAAGACCGACTGTACCCTAATCGAATCGACCTAGCCAAGCTCAAAGAGGTGAAAATTTGGAAGGATTTTGACGATTTTTTCTCCGCTCCCGTCAACGGCTACCGCGATGCCAACGATTTTTACGAACAAGCTTCTGCCGCCAATTTCATTGAAAACGTCGGCATTCCAGTTCTCATTTGCAACGCCCAAAACGACCCCATTCTCAACGCCGACTGTGCGCCCAAGGCATTGGCGGAGAAAAGCTCCCATATTTTTGTAGAAACCCCAACTGAAGGCGGCCACGTTGGTTTTATGGTACCCAACGACGAGTTTTCGTGGGCCGAACGTAGAGCTTTGGAGTTTTTGAATGGGTAA
- a CDS encoding flavin reductase family protein has protein sequence MTPITQRLAIHDIIEETEDAKTFVLASVDGQPLEYQAGQFLTFLFQESGHEVRRSFSLSSSPSVDSLPSVTIKRVANGLISRPLLDYSRIGDVWECLPPAGRFVLPAHPPKHVFLLAAGSGITPLLALTKELLAKHPSTKITLIYSNKSVESTIFYAQLTALQAAHSEQLKVIFLWGNAKNLRWARLNGTLLEEIIQQTLQGAPFSDAHFYACGPFHYMLMVEISLLTIGFHKDQLQREHFVIESKPPTPKQYPAQTILASFQGTQQTILVRENQTLLDAGLVAGWPLTYTCRAGRCGACIALCTSGEVEMEYNEVLTDEEVANGQVLTCMAHPLTEGVSIAW, from the coding sequence ATGACGCCCATTACGCAACGATTAGCCATTCACGACATCATCGAAGAAACCGAAGACGCCAAAACCTTTGTGTTAGCATCCGTCGATGGACAACCGCTGGAGTACCAAGCGGGGCAATTTTTGACGTTTTTGTTTCAAGAAAGCGGGCACGAAGTGCGCAGGTCGTTTTCGCTGTCGTCGTCTCCGTCGGTCGATAGTCTTCCATCGGTTACAATTAAACGCGTTGCCAATGGCCTGATTTCCCGCCCATTGCTCGATTATAGCCGCATTGGCGACGTTTGGGAGTGTCTGCCTCCTGCGGGTCGATTTGTGCTTCCTGCTCATCCGCCGAAGCACGTTTTTTTGTTGGCCGCAGGAAGTGGTATTACCCCACTTTTGGCGTTAACCAAAGAACTTTTGGCCAAACATCCTTCTACGAAGATTACCCTGATTTACAGCAACAAATCGGTTGAATCCACCATTTTTTACGCCCAACTTACCGCCCTTCAAGCCGCTCATTCTGAGCAGTTGAAGGTTATTTTTTTGTGGGGGAATGCCAAAAATCTGCGTTGGGCTCGCCTCAATGGCACTTTATTGGAAGAAATTATTCAGCAAACCCTTCAAGGCGCTCCTTTTTCTGACGCCCATTTTTACGCCTGTGGACCATTCCATTATATGTTGATGGTGGAAATAAGTTTGCTGACGATAGGCTTTCACAAAGACCAACTCCAACGGGAGCATTTTGTGATTGAGTCCAAACCGCCAACTCCTAAACAGTATCCTGCCCAAACGATTTTGGCGAGCTTTCAAGGAACGCAACAAACGATTTTGGTTCGTGAAAATCAGACGCTTCTGGATGCGGGACTGGTGGCGGGTTGGCCTTTGACTTACACCTGCCGCGCAGGACGCTGCGGGGCGTGCATTGCCCTGTGCACTTCAGGCGAAGTAGAAATGGAATACAACGAAGTATTGACCGATGAGGAGGTTGCCAATGGGCAAGTACTAACTTGTATGGCACACCCCCTCACCGAAGGGGTTTCTATTGCTTGGTAG